In Drosophila miranda strain MSH22 chromosome XR, D.miranda_PacBio2.1, whole genome shotgun sequence, the genomic window tttggtcaattttcgggggggtccatatcggtaccttgtacctcttggtaaagaggatgaggtccgtcttgtccgcgttgatactgagtcctacctcttccgcccactcacgtatctccctgagtgtacgttccattatggagctgagggtcgatggacatacacccgttataagtatgcttatgtcatctgcataggctgttatttttggggccttcctttcaaatctcttaatgaggtcgtcgaccaccaaattccacagtagtggcgataggactccaccttgaggtgtgcctctgtgtgccccctttaccatggaagcggtgccccactccgattgcacccgtctacaacttaggaggtttttgatccagacgttgattgcagggtgtatgttattcgcttctaggcgatttgttattgcggttgttgccacgttgttgaatgctcctgagatgtccacaaatgctcccaaagcatactttttgttgtgaagggcgctctcgatggtggctactagcgagtgtagtgccgtctccaccgatttccccttggtgtaggcgtgttggtttattgacatcagtccccctacctcattcctgatgtgtaaatccaacagcttttctagtgtttttagtagaaaggaggtaaggcttatcggtctgtaatccttgggactcacgtggctgcactttcctgccttagggaggaagacaaccctcgaggttctccattggatggggatatagcctgtacttaggcatgctgagtatattgagaagagccatggggtaataacctctttgttcaactgcatcatggctgggaatatcccgtccagtcctggtgcttttatggccgcgaaggattctatggcccagtggattctcttagtggttaacagacctattagggggtgctgttcctcagttgctaggtcctgatgctccttggcgtcagtgacctcggtgcatccagggaagtacgcctccattagtgctgttagggcttctttactgccctctgtccactgtccgttgtctagttttagttggctctgtactgtgggctgctttgagagcagcttccggagcctagcggtttcgggcactttctcaatgttggagcagaagtttctccacgagttcctttgtgccttacgtatttccttcttgtagctcctaagtaggattttatattcctcattgacaatctcttcgttcgcttgtttggcgatcttgaagaattccttgaggttgttcctctggagagagagatctcggttccaccagagtggcttggacctcctcttcgttctcgagggtttgcacgatgcatggtaggcgttcagtaactcgttggatagggtctttagggagGAGGTCTTTTGGGGAGAGTGAAACTTGCTCCAAAACTTTTGAAGGCAAAGAAAGTGAATTTCAACCGTAAATCGGGGTCGCATCTCCCCACCCCCTCACCCcctcgccccaccccttttaGCCGCTGCCTCGTTGCTGTAACAAATTGATAGGCGCTTAGAGCCGCCTGCCGCTTGCCGGTTGCTGGAAAGTGAAATTATTTCTATTTACGCTTCAATTATTGAATGATTTTCGTTCATTTATTGGCCGGCCATTTACTGCGATGGTGGATGGGGGACATCGCAGGCATCGCAGGAAGTCCAAAGGATCTTTATTAAATAAAGTTCGTTAATatgaataataatatttaataataaaatataataaatcaaatatttatatatttaagtaaaatatttttatatttcaaataattataataaataataaatatgtatgtatatattaaatttatttttgtttcaatACTGAAGAGATTGTGCCACACATTGCAACAACAGAGCACGGGTCGCAGGAACAGCCCCGGATCGGTCGGCCCTCAGGCCCATTGTATCGTCCATCGCAATCCCATCGGGTCCATCCTGGCGCAGGGACCTCCACAAAGTGAATGGaatcgtattcgtattcgtagtaGGCGTGCCCTCCTCGACAGAGTACTCAGATTTGTGCCCACAAATTGTCAGGAATCGTGCCAGTCAGTCCAGTCGGAGTTTAATTCAGAATCGAAAAGGTTTTCGTCGGCTTGAGAGCTTTGTGAATTGTGAAATTGTTGTTTGgagttttttttgtgtttctcgattttcatttttcatttttcagttttcgatttttgttatttgttCGAAATGGACCTGGACCTCCTTTCCAGTAAGGAGTCGTTGGACAAGTGCGTGGAGTTTGACCTGCCCCCGGTCGCGGTGGGCGACAGCACCCGCGGATGCATCATCCGTAACCTGCGCGTTGCCATTTCGGGCACGTTCCAGAGCAAACCGAAGGCTGCTGCTTCGGCCAAGAAGAACGCGACTCCTGGGCGTGGCACCACACGCGGCGGCAAGGCGACGCCCGCAGCGGAGACCGGGGGACGTCCGAgtcgcaacagcagcaagcaGAGCGCTCCTCCTGGTCGTCGCGCGATTTCCCAAGGCCTGGACAACCCACCCGTCCGGGGGCGCTCTGTGGGAGGGTACTCGCTGCGCAGTCGCAGCGCTGTGTCGATGGCCAGGGCCAGAGTGCTGATCACATCCTTGCCAGGCGAACGGCGGGAGGAGGACGCACCCCAAGGCCGCTGCTACGGACCGCAGAGACGCCGCTCGTACCTGGATCTGGACCAGGATCTGGCCCAGCTGAACTGGACCGGCCATCAGGAGGATGCTGGCCCACGCCACCCATTCAGCGGCTCGGCTCGTCGCCAGGGCGGGCGGGTGGCGCCTCTCCACCCGGGCACCCGCATGGAGCCCGCCGGGCAGAGCCACTCACAGGTGTCCGTGCCCCCCATGGCACACTTCCGTCGGCTATGCCGCGCTCTGGATCGTCACTACAGTCCCCTGTCGCACTTCCTCGTGTTCCTGGCTGGGATGCTGGCCACTCTGCTGTGCGTGGCCCTGACGCCCGCCAACCAATATCTCTAAAAAGACTTGCACTCGAACACTGAAAGGGGCAGCGGTTTCCACAACGGGCTGCAGATACACCATACACTACGCAAGATACACGACACACGATACCGATACGTGCTTGAGTTCCATCGCCGATCGAAGACTGTTCTGCCCCACAAATATTTGCATTGAATAAACGAGGAGGAATCTCCTCAAAGAATTCCACACCAgactacagatacagatacagatacagatacagatacagatacagatacaggatACTGGTGGAGCTCCTCTTGGATCGTCCTGTGGGGCAGGTCGCCTAGGTCGGTGGAGTATTTTTGTGTGACTTTTGTCGGAATTAATCCGATTGAGGCATTTCTGAGGATGTTGTGTGGCAAGTGCTGCATGCCTGATAAATCGTGGGCTTTTGGGCCATTGGTTGAGCAATAACTCGCATTttcccggacccggacccagacccggacccggacccggacccggatcGGCCTCAATTCACGCATAAAATCCGCAATCAAATGTAAatggaacgagggggaacgttgtgagttgctgcggacaccgcaactctacggttatacccgatactaagtcagtatggctctcctccggcagacgccgctaatattaaacgacacgacaaagagtgcgtgcgagagagacagaaaatcagtctgagcgtgacgtcgggcgctgcgaagccagtgcaaattgatttgttcctattggctataaaaatgatctgatctgatccagattcagattctgcaatctgatagatatggtcattatctatgattctacgtttttagttttctcgaatgtgcaatattgtggatgcaacagatattcgtcctttgtgtgggcggaagggggtggggcgaaattttgaaacaaactcgtgtcggtccgatatattaggagtgtggataccaaatttggttgctctagcttttgtagtctctgagatctaggcgctaatgttttactctaagcaaagacgcctatgctacgtgtgtgttagagagagacagggcgagaaaacatgaaattgttttcttgatgctggctataataatgattccgcagtcttaaagatatggtcattctctacaattctacgtttttggttttctcatatctttaaaattgtggatgccacagattttcgtcctttgtgggggcggaagtgggcggggcgaagttttgaaatatttttttagcagtgacatattacagaagtctggatccaaaacatcgttgctctagctcttatagtctttgagcaataggcgctgagggggacggacagacggacagacggacggacggacggacggacagacagacagggctcaatcgactcggctattgatgctgatcaagaatatatataccttatggggtcggaaacgattccttctggactttacacacatccacttttaccacaaatctaatataccccaatactcattttgagtatcgggtataaggttaggttaggttaacccggacggccctcagcggggccacgcataggccaatatggcccttagttatccggatgggggtgtgtatgaaccgtcgcgggagtgttaatgtggttttaaaaagtccccgagaatcgaggtgtttttagcataggccagcagttcctgtggcgtccttttggaggcatcttccagtgatgccaacactggggcgcccaggtatctcctccttgcccttgagagagccggacagttgcagatgagatgttccagggtttcgatagccccaggttcctcacatttcctacaactgtctctgttggtgatgcctagctttgctgcatgtgcagcagccagacagtgacctgttagtatccccactagcaatctacagtcctttcgtggtaggtgcagtaggtagtggctaagtttctcgttgcgctccttgcacattatcttcgaggttctgcaggtggtggtacgcctccacctgctatcagtctgtgctctagcctgcttctctagatcgccttgcagcgttctgagggagacaggcacgttctcggttctcctattctccagcccgacgccttccttagctagtacgtccgccgcttcgtttccttcgatgccctggtggctgggaacccaatagatccgcactgtctttgtcgtgcttaggatgtctaatgcctccctgctcgccaagacacttctggaactgaccgcggacgactgcatggatcttatcgccgcttggctgtcgacgaataggttgaccgcatcgtgtgctcgttctgttaggagagcgacctccgctgccttcccgatggcaaaaacttctgcctggaatatgctgcattggtccggtagc contains:
- the LOC117186523 gene encoding uncharacterized protein LOC117186523 isoform X1; this encodes MDLDLLSSKESLDKCVEFDLPPVAVGDSTRGCIIRNLRVAISGTFQSKPKAAASAKKNATPGRGTTRGGKATPAAETGGRPSRNSSKQSAPPGRRAISQGLDNPPVRGRSVGGYSLRSRSAVSMARARVLITSLPGERREEDAPQGRCYGPQRRRSYLDLDQDLAQLNWTGHQEDAGPRHPFSGSARRQGGRVAPLHPGTRMEPAGQSHSQVSVPPMAHFRRLCRALDRHYSPLSHFLVFLAGMLATLLCVALTPANQYL